Proteins encoded together in one Vigna angularis cultivar LongXiaoDou No.4 chromosome 5, ASM1680809v1, whole genome shotgun sequence window:
- the LOC108339236 gene encoding uncharacterized protein LOC108339236 isoform X1, producing MPLQSQFTKTRPESVSQFIHCHQTHQTLHVTMNASPTTHLKPRPAREYPSSPSPAITFRHPLAQTALLISLNLGLLLFTRLFPVKLSSSSSSSSTSSSSPSTHPVVWSIGSNPKQTKSTSSGCWVQVHSNGDVYEGEFQKGKCWGSGVYHYHMSGRYEGDWVDGKYDGYGVETWARGSRYRGQYKKGLRHGMGIYRFYNGDVYGGEWSNGQCHGFGDHTCYDGSRYVGEFKWGVKHGHGQYHFRNGDIYAGEYFADKMHGFGVYQFQNGHQYEGAWHEGRRQGLGMYTFRNGETQCGHWHNGILDDPKRHNSPNGSPCDVDHAKVSNAVQDAHSAAEKTYNMSKVDEGMNKVVAAANKSANAARVAAVKAVQNRMHHNNNDK from the exons ATGCCACTTCAATCCCAATTCACCAAAACCCGACCCGAATCCGTTTCTCAATTCATCCACTGCCACCAAACTCACCAAACACTCCATGTCACAATGAACGCTTCTCCGACCACCCATCTCAAGCCTCGCCCCGCAAGAGAATACCCGTCATCACCCTCCCCTGCCATCACTTTCCGACACCCTTTGGCGCAAA CAGCGCTGTTGATTTCCCTCAATCTGGGACTGTTGCTCTTCACTCGACTGTTCCCCGTcaaattatcatcatcatcatcatcatcttctacttcttcctccTCCCCTTCTACTCACCCTGTGGTGTGGTCTATTGGGTCCAATCCTAAGCAAACGAAGAGCACGAGTTCGGGGTGTTGGGTGCAAGTTCACAGCAATGGGGATGTGTACGAGGGTGAATTCCAGAAGGGGAAGTGTTGGGGGAGTGGGGTTTATCACTATCACATGAGTGGGAGGTATGAGGGGGATTGGGTTGATGGGAAGTATGATGGGTATGGTGTTGAGACATGGGCAAGGGGCAGCAGGTATAGAGGGCAGTATAAGAAGGGTTTGAGGCATGGAATGGGGATCTACAGGTTCTACAATGGTGATGTGTATGGTGGTGAGTGGTCTAATGGGCAGTGTCATGGGTTTGGAGACCACACTTGCTATGATGGGAGCCGCTATGTTGGGGAGTTCAAATGGGGTGTCAAACATGGACACGGACAGTACCATTTCag AAATGGGGACATATACGCTGGGGAATATTTTGCAGACAAGATGCATGGTTTTGGAGTGTATCAATTTCAGAATGGTCATCAGTATGAGGGGGCATGGCATGAAGGAAGAAGACAAGGACTTGGAATGTACACTTTTAGAAATGGGGAAACACAATGTGGTCATTGGCACAATGGAATTCTTGATGATCCTAAAAGACATAACAGTCCTAATGGGTCTCCGTGTGATGTGGACCATGCCAAGGTTTCCAATGCAGTACAG GATGCACATTCTGCTGCTGAGAAAACTTACAACATGTCAAAGGTGGATGAAGGAATGAATAAAGTAGTGGCAGCAGCTAATAAATCAGCCAATGCAGCCAGAGTTGCAGCTGTAAAAGCTGTGCAAAATAGGATGCACCATAACAATAATGATAAATGA
- the LOC108339236 gene encoding phosphatidylinositol 4-phosphate 5-kinase 8 isoform X2, translating into MPLQSQFTKTRPESVSQFIHCHQTHQTLHVTMNASPTTHLKPRPAREYPSSPSPAITFRHPLAQTALLISLNLGLLLFTRLFPVKLSSSSSSSSTSSSSPSTHPVVWSIGSNPKQTKSTSSGCWVQVHSNGDVYEGEFQKGKCWGSGVYHYHMSGRYEGDWVDGKYDGYGVETWARGSRYRGQYKKGLRHGMGIYRFYNGDVYGGEWSNGQCHGFGDHTCYDGSRYVGEFKWGVKHGHGQYHFRNGDIYAGEYFADKMHGFGVYQFQNGHQYEGAWHEGRRQGLGMYTFRNGETQCGHWHNGILDDPKRHNSPNGSPCDVDHAKVSNAVQTLQNSPKLQQNHC; encoded by the exons ATGCCACTTCAATCCCAATTCACCAAAACCCGACCCGAATCCGTTTCTCAATTCATCCACTGCCACCAAACTCACCAAACACTCCATGTCACAATGAACGCTTCTCCGACCACCCATCTCAAGCCTCGCCCCGCAAGAGAATACCCGTCATCACCCTCCCCTGCCATCACTTTCCGACACCCTTTGGCGCAAA CAGCGCTGTTGATTTCCCTCAATCTGGGACTGTTGCTCTTCACTCGACTGTTCCCCGTcaaattatcatcatcatcatcatcatcttctacttcttcctccTCCCCTTCTACTCACCCTGTGGTGTGGTCTATTGGGTCCAATCCTAAGCAAACGAAGAGCACGAGTTCGGGGTGTTGGGTGCAAGTTCACAGCAATGGGGATGTGTACGAGGGTGAATTCCAGAAGGGGAAGTGTTGGGGGAGTGGGGTTTATCACTATCACATGAGTGGGAGGTATGAGGGGGATTGGGTTGATGGGAAGTATGATGGGTATGGTGTTGAGACATGGGCAAGGGGCAGCAGGTATAGAGGGCAGTATAAGAAGGGTTTGAGGCATGGAATGGGGATCTACAGGTTCTACAATGGTGATGTGTATGGTGGTGAGTGGTCTAATGGGCAGTGTCATGGGTTTGGAGACCACACTTGCTATGATGGGAGCCGCTATGTTGGGGAGTTCAAATGGGGTGTCAAACATGGACACGGACAGTACCATTTCag AAATGGGGACATATACGCTGGGGAATATTTTGCAGACAAGATGCATGGTTTTGGAGTGTATCAATTTCAGAATGGTCATCAGTATGAGGGGGCATGGCATGAAGGAAGAAGACAAGGACTTGGAATGTACACTTTTAGAAATGGGGAAACACAATGTGGTCATTGGCACAATGGAATTCTTGATGATCCTAAAAGACATAACAGTCCTAATGGGTCTCCGTGTGATGTGGACCATGCCAAGGTTTCCAATGCAGTACAG acccttcagaattctccaaaattgcaaCAGAACCactgttga
- the LOC108339236 gene encoding phosphatidylinositol 4-phosphate 5-kinase 8 isoform X3 → MPLQSQFTKTRPESVSQFIHCHQTHQTLHVTMNASPTTHLKPRPAREYPSSPSPAITFRHPLAQTALLISLNLGLLLFTRLFPVKLSSSSSSSSTSSSSPSTHPVVWSIGSNPKQTKSTSSGCWVQVHSNGDVYEGEFQKGKCWGSGVYHYHMSGRYEGDWVDGKYDGYGVETWARGSRYRGQYKKGLRHGMGIYRFYNGDVYGGEWSNGQCHGFGDHTCYDGSRYVGEFKWGVKHGHGQYHFRNGDIYAGEYFADKMHGFGVYQFQNGHQYEGAWHEGRRQGLGMYTFRNGETQCGHWHNGILDDPKRHNSPNGSPCDVDHAKVSNAVQV, encoded by the exons ATGCCACTTCAATCCCAATTCACCAAAACCCGACCCGAATCCGTTTCTCAATTCATCCACTGCCACCAAACTCACCAAACACTCCATGTCACAATGAACGCTTCTCCGACCACCCATCTCAAGCCTCGCCCCGCAAGAGAATACCCGTCATCACCCTCCCCTGCCATCACTTTCCGACACCCTTTGGCGCAAA CAGCGCTGTTGATTTCCCTCAATCTGGGACTGTTGCTCTTCACTCGACTGTTCCCCGTcaaattatcatcatcatcatcatcatcttctacttcttcctccTCCCCTTCTACTCACCCTGTGGTGTGGTCTATTGGGTCCAATCCTAAGCAAACGAAGAGCACGAGTTCGGGGTGTTGGGTGCAAGTTCACAGCAATGGGGATGTGTACGAGGGTGAATTCCAGAAGGGGAAGTGTTGGGGGAGTGGGGTTTATCACTATCACATGAGTGGGAGGTATGAGGGGGATTGGGTTGATGGGAAGTATGATGGGTATGGTGTTGAGACATGGGCAAGGGGCAGCAGGTATAGAGGGCAGTATAAGAAGGGTTTGAGGCATGGAATGGGGATCTACAGGTTCTACAATGGTGATGTGTATGGTGGTGAGTGGTCTAATGGGCAGTGTCATGGGTTTGGAGACCACACTTGCTATGATGGGAGCCGCTATGTTGGGGAGTTCAAATGGGGTGTCAAACATGGACACGGACAGTACCATTTCag AAATGGGGACATATACGCTGGGGAATATTTTGCAGACAAGATGCATGGTTTTGGAGTGTATCAATTTCAGAATGGTCATCAGTATGAGGGGGCATGGCATGAAGGAAGAAGACAAGGACTTGGAATGTACACTTTTAGAAATGGGGAAACACAATGTGGTCATTGGCACAATGGAATTCTTGATGATCCTAAAAGACATAACAGTCCTAATGGGTCTCCGTGTGATGTGGACCATGCCAAGGTTTCCAATGCAGTACAG GTGTGA